From Scomber scombrus chromosome 13, fScoSco1.1, whole genome shotgun sequence, a single genomic window includes:
- the tmtops2b gene encoding LOW QUALITY PROTEIN: teleost multiple tissue opsin 2b (The sequence of the model RefSeq protein was modified relative to this genomic sequence to represent the inferred CDS: substituted 1 base at 1 genomic stop codon), producing MFSGQDGLNYSFNLSDDRGLEDVPAGRGKLSPTGFVVLSVVLGFIMTFGFLNNFIVLLLFCKFKKLRTPVNMLLLNISVSDMLVCLFGTTLSFASSIRGKWLLGAAGCSWYGFINSCFGIVSLISLVILSYDRYSTLTVYNKRGPDYSKPLLAVGGSWLYSLLWTVPPLLGWSSYDIEGAGTSCSVSWTVHTAQSHSYIICLFTFCLGLPVLVMIYCYGRLLWAVKQVXRLCVGKIRKTAARRREYHILFMVLTTAACYLLCWMPYGVVAMMATFGPPNIISPVASVVPSLLAKSSTVINPLIYILMNKQWDIL from the exons ATGTTTTCTGGTCAGGATGGTCTGAATTACAGCTTCAACCTGAGCGATGATCGGGGACTGGAGGACGTGCCGGCGGGAAGGGGGAAGCTCTCCCCCACGGGTTTCGTAgtgctgtccgtggtgctgggCTTCATCATGACTTTCGGCTTCCTGAACAACTTCATTGTCCTGCTTCTCTTTTGCAAATTCAAGAAACTGCGAACACCGGTCAACATGCTGCTCCTGAACATCAGTGTGAGCGACATGCTGGTGTGTTTGTTCGGCACCACTCTCAGTTTCGCCTCCAGTATTCGTGGAAAGTGGCTGTTGGGTGCAGCTGGCTGCAGCTGGTACGGCTTCATCAACTCCTGCTTTG GTATTGTGTCACTGATTTCTCTGGTGATCCTCTCGTACGACCGCTACAGCACTCTGACTGTGTACAACAAACGTGGTCCAGATTACAGTAAACCTCTGCTGGCTGTTGGGGGCTCTTGGCTGTACTCCTTGCTCTGGACGGTGCCCCCTCTCCTGGGCTGGAGCAGCTATGACATAGAAGGGGCAGGAACAAGCTGCTCTGTGTCCTGGACGGTTCACACAGCCCAGTCGCATTCCTACATCATCTGCCTTTTCACTTTCTGCCTGGGTCTACCTGTATTGGTGATGATCTACTGCTATGGCAGGCTGCTATGGGCCGTCAAACAGGTATagcgactgtgt GTGGGTAAGATCCGAAAGACTGCAGCCAGGAGGAGAGAGTACCACATACTGTTCATGGTTCTGACCACAGCAGCCTGTTACTTGTTGTGCTGGATGCCGTATGGTGTTGTGGCCATGATGGCGACCTTTGGACCACCCAACATCATCAGTCCCGTGGCCAGTGTGGTGCCCTCACTGCTGGCCAAGAGCAGCACTGTCATCAACCCTCTCATCTATATACTTATGAACAAACAA TGGGATATACTGTAA